In Gossypium hirsutum isolate 1008001.06 chromosome D06, Gossypium_hirsutum_v2.1, whole genome shotgun sequence, one genomic interval encodes:
- the LOC121218639 gene encoding kinetochore protein NUF2 homolog isoform X1 encodes MSSFDYPILSRSDIISILAESQIAAVTDNDFKNIKPDFVSNLYTRLLIYLDALNEEDQGQVEFSALEQIENPDLLIGSFQVMNLYCRLREVMASLNCPMQFNLRDLIKPDPRRTEHFLSGILNFCLYKETKMNLLRPIVEELALLDDQRKEWEAKISQLNEEIAGYSEARERELPLVQEIESKVKELRELIAGLNSNQMSLRTSFRNLKEKTGQMDEKISKAEFDLVQSVQENANLRSKIVQSPDKLQRALEEKKLARDEAKYAERSAMQSFQEKTATVEVYSKALKKMSKHFALMQAIHEQVNSAKSVEKECKGLKAKLSDDVVLDKSLEAKLIERLGKVVQLEEHKRQLQKERDLKFEESTKHLNSVKSEVLSKRCELEARQKKVEDVVAEVDSITLKTSMVRESGAAKVQQLISKCEEIVKQFQQYSSSIGLLLPVDGNGTKTTFD; translated from the exons ATGTCGTCATTCGATTACCCTATACTCTCACGTAGTGACATAATTTCAATCCTGGCGGAGTCACAGATCGCCGCCGTCACTGACAACGATTTCAAGAATATCAAACCCGATTTCGTCTCTAATCTTTACACGCGCCTCCTTATCTACCTCGACGCTCTCAACGA GGAAGACCAAGGGCAAGTTGAGTTTTCAGCATTGGAGCAAATTGAGAACCCGGATCTTCTAATCGGGTCATTCCAGGTTATGAATTTGTATTGCAGGCTAAGAGAGGTGATGGCTTCTCTTAATTGTCCGATGCAATTTAACCTTAGGGATTTGATCAAACCTGATCCGCGTCGGACCGAGCATTTCCTCAGCGGAATCCTCAATTTTTGTCTTTATAA AGAAACAAAAATGAATCTTCTAAGACCGATTGTAGAGGAACTGGCCCTTCTAGATGATCAGCGGAAGGAGTGGGAGGCTAAGATTTCTCAG TTGAATGAAGAGATTGCAGGTTACAGTGAAGCAAGAGAAAGGGAGTTACCACTAGTTCAAGAGATAGAATCAAAAGTTAAAGAATTGCGTGAGTTGATTGCTGGCCTCAACAGTAACCAGATGTCACTGAGAACTTCTTTTCGGAATTTGAAGGAGAAGACTGGGCAAATGGATGAGAAG ATTTCTAAGGCAGAGTTTGACCTGGTTCAAAGTGTCCAAGAAAATGCAAATCTGCGTTCAAAAATAGTTCAGTCACCAGATAAACTACAG AGAGCTTTAGAGGAGAAGAAATTAGCTCGAGATGAGGCAAAGTATGCTGAAAGGTCGGCTATGCAGTCTTTTCAGGAGAAAACTGCCACTGTTGAGGTCTACAGCAAG GCTCTAAAGAAAATGTCGAAGCACTTTGCCTTGATGCAAGCTATACATGAACAG GTGAACTCTGCGAAATCAGTTGAAAAAGAATGCAAGGGTTTGAAAGCTAAGTTAAGTGATGATGTTGTGTTAGACAAGTCACTTGAAGCTAAACTGATTGAACGGCTAGGAAAAG ttgtACAATTGGAAGAACACAAAAGGCAGTTACAAAAAGAAAGAGATCTCAAGTTTGAGGAATCTACCAAACATTTGAACAGTGTGAAGTCGGAGGTGTTGTCTAAGCGGTGTGAGCTGGAAGCAAGgcagaagaaggttgaagatgtaGTAGCAGAG GTGGACTCCATAACGTTAAAGACCAGTATGGTAAGAGAATCTGGAGCTGCTAAAGTTCAGCAATTGATTAGTAAGTGTGAAGAGATTGTAAAACAG TTTCAACAATATTCATCTTCTATTGGGCTCCTCTTGCCAGTGGATGGGAATGGAACAAAGACAACATTTGATTGA
- the LOC121218639 gene encoding kinetochore protein NUF2 homolog isoform X2, whose amino-acid sequence MSSFDYPILSRSDIISILAESQIAAVTDNDFKNIKPDFVSNLYTRLLIYLDALNEEDQGQVEFSALEQIENPDLLIGSFQVMNLYCRLREVMASLNCPMQFNLRDLIKPDPRRTEHFLSGILNFCLYKETKMNLLRPIVEELALLDDQRKEWEAKISQLNEEIAGYSEARERELPLVQEIESKVKELRELIAGLNSNQMSLRTSFRNLKEKTGQMDEKISKAEFDLVQSVQENANLRSKIVQSPDKLQRALEEKKLARDEAKYAERSAMQSFQEKTATVEVYSKALKKMSKHFALMQAIHEQVNSAKSVEKECKGLKAKLSDDVVLDKSLEAKLIERLGKVVQLEEHKRQLQKERDLKFEESTKHLNSVKSEVLSKRCELEARQKKVEDVVAEVDSITLKTSMVRESGAAKVQQLIISTIFIFYWAPLASGWEWNKDNI is encoded by the exons ATGTCGTCATTCGATTACCCTATACTCTCACGTAGTGACATAATTTCAATCCTGGCGGAGTCACAGATCGCCGCCGTCACTGACAACGATTTCAAGAATATCAAACCCGATTTCGTCTCTAATCTTTACACGCGCCTCCTTATCTACCTCGACGCTCTCAACGA GGAAGACCAAGGGCAAGTTGAGTTTTCAGCATTGGAGCAAATTGAGAACCCGGATCTTCTAATCGGGTCATTCCAGGTTATGAATTTGTATTGCAGGCTAAGAGAGGTGATGGCTTCTCTTAATTGTCCGATGCAATTTAACCTTAGGGATTTGATCAAACCTGATCCGCGTCGGACCGAGCATTTCCTCAGCGGAATCCTCAATTTTTGTCTTTATAA AGAAACAAAAATGAATCTTCTAAGACCGATTGTAGAGGAACTGGCCCTTCTAGATGATCAGCGGAAGGAGTGGGAGGCTAAGATTTCTCAG TTGAATGAAGAGATTGCAGGTTACAGTGAAGCAAGAGAAAGGGAGTTACCACTAGTTCAAGAGATAGAATCAAAAGTTAAAGAATTGCGTGAGTTGATTGCTGGCCTCAACAGTAACCAGATGTCACTGAGAACTTCTTTTCGGAATTTGAAGGAGAAGACTGGGCAAATGGATGAGAAG ATTTCTAAGGCAGAGTTTGACCTGGTTCAAAGTGTCCAAGAAAATGCAAATCTGCGTTCAAAAATAGTTCAGTCACCAGATAAACTACAG AGAGCTTTAGAGGAGAAGAAATTAGCTCGAGATGAGGCAAAGTATGCTGAAAGGTCGGCTATGCAGTCTTTTCAGGAGAAAACTGCCACTGTTGAGGTCTACAGCAAG GCTCTAAAGAAAATGTCGAAGCACTTTGCCTTGATGCAAGCTATACATGAACAG GTGAACTCTGCGAAATCAGTTGAAAAAGAATGCAAGGGTTTGAAAGCTAAGTTAAGTGATGATGTTGTGTTAGACAAGTCACTTGAAGCTAAACTGATTGAACGGCTAGGAAAAG ttgtACAATTGGAAGAACACAAAAGGCAGTTACAAAAAGAAAGAGATCTCAAGTTTGAGGAATCTACCAAACATTTGAACAGTGTGAAGTCGGAGGTGTTGTCTAAGCGGTGTGAGCTGGAAGCAAGgcagaagaaggttgaagatgtaGTAGCAGAG GTGGACTCCATAACGTTAAAGACCAGTATGGTAAGAGAATCTGGAGCTGCTAAAGTTCAGCAATTGATTA TTTCAACAATATTCATCTTCTATTGGGCTCCTCTTGCCAGTGGATGGGAATGGAACAAAGACAACATTTGA
- the LOC107937373 gene encoding uncharacterized protein isoform X2, with protein MSAAVCGSKRSFFEDIPSPPSASSSKKLRRCSPSSPSSVRFSPSPSALNHLQSIFPHMDPQLLEQALLECGNDIDTAIKKLEDLCLGAAEARGGKTCTVEELGTTAEQGILTNNGEAVAAAVTIQNPSASENMPADGAEWVDLFVREMMSATSVDDAKSHVSKLLAVLENSISKRAAEETAQNFQKENLVLKGQIEAMIQENTVLKRAVAIQHERQKEYQDKNQELEHLKQLVSQYQEQMRTLEVNNYALMMHLRQAQESNSIPGRFNPDVF; from the exons ATGTCTGCGGCAGTGTGCGGGAGCAAGAGATCGTTCTTCGAAGATATCCCGTCACCGCCATCGGCTTCTTCCTCTAAGAAGCTCCGGCGCTGCTCGCCGTCGTCTCCTTCTTCTGTTCGTTTCTCTCCGTCGCCATCTGCTCTCAATCACCTCCAATCTATCTTCCCTCACATGGACCCCCAG CTTCTGGAGCAAGCGCTATTAGAATGTGGCAATGATATAGACACTGCCATCAAGAAGCTGGAGGATCTTTGCTTAGGAGCAGCAGAGGCTAGAGGGGGAAAGACTTGTACCGTTGAGGAACTGGGCACAACTGCTGAGCAGG GTATATTGACTAATAATGGAGAAGCTGTTGCTGCTGCTGTGACTATTCAGAATCCATCAGCCTCTGAAAATATGCCTGCTGATGGTGCTGAATGGGTGGACTTGTTTGTGAGGGAGATGATGAGTGCCACAAGTGTGGATGATGCCAAATCCCATGTCTCTAAATTGCTTGCAGTTTTGGAGAATTCCATAAGTAAACGTGCTGCAGAAGAGACggcacaaaattttcaaaag GAAAATCTCGTGTTAAAGGGACAAATCGAAGCGATGATTCAAGAAAATACAGTCCTCAAACGTGCAGTGGCAATCCAACATGAACGACAAAAGGAGTATCAAGATAAAAACCAAGAGTTAGAACATTTAAAGCAATTGGTGTCTCAATACCAGGAACAGATGCGAACTTTAGAG GTAAATAACTATGCATTGATGATGCATTTGAGACAGGCACAAGAAAGCAACTCGATCCCGGGACGGTTCAACCCGGATGTCTTCTAA
- the LOC107937373 gene encoding uncharacterized protein isoform X1, translating to MSAAVCGSKRSFFEDIPSPPSASSSKKLRRCSPSSPSSVRFSPSPSALNHLQSIFPHMDPQLLEQALLECGNDIDTAIKKLEDLCLGAAEARGGKTCTVEELGTTAEQAGILTNNGEAVAAAVTIQNPSASENMPADGAEWVDLFVREMMSATSVDDAKSHVSKLLAVLENSISKRAAEETAQNFQKENLVLKGQIEAMIQENTVLKRAVAIQHERQKEYQDKNQELEHLKQLVSQYQEQMRTLEVNNYALMMHLRQAQESNSIPGRFNPDVF from the exons ATGTCTGCGGCAGTGTGCGGGAGCAAGAGATCGTTCTTCGAAGATATCCCGTCACCGCCATCGGCTTCTTCCTCTAAGAAGCTCCGGCGCTGCTCGCCGTCGTCTCCTTCTTCTGTTCGTTTCTCTCCGTCGCCATCTGCTCTCAATCACCTCCAATCTATCTTCCCTCACATGGACCCCCAG CTTCTGGAGCAAGCGCTATTAGAATGTGGCAATGATATAGACACTGCCATCAAGAAGCTGGAGGATCTTTGCTTAGGAGCAGCAGAGGCTAGAGGGGGAAAGACTTGTACCGTTGAGGAACTGGGCACAACTGCTGAGCAGG CAGGTATATTGACTAATAATGGAGAAGCTGTTGCTGCTGCTGTGACTATTCAGAATCCATCAGCCTCTGAAAATATGCCTGCTGATGGTGCTGAATGGGTGGACTTGTTTGTGAGGGAGATGATGAGTGCCACAAGTGTGGATGATGCCAAATCCCATGTCTCTAAATTGCTTGCAGTTTTGGAGAATTCCATAAGTAAACGTGCTGCAGAAGAGACggcacaaaattttcaaaag GAAAATCTCGTGTTAAAGGGACAAATCGAAGCGATGATTCAAGAAAATACAGTCCTCAAACGTGCAGTGGCAATCCAACATGAACGACAAAAGGAGTATCAAGATAAAAACCAAGAGTTAGAACATTTAAAGCAATTGGTGTCTCAATACCAGGAACAGATGCGAACTTTAGAG GTAAATAACTATGCATTGATGATGCATTTGAGACAGGCACAAGAAAGCAACTCGATCCCGGGACGGTTCAACCCGGATGTCTTCTAA
- the LOC107937372 gene encoding E3 ubiquitin-protein ligase KEG isoform X1 has product MPQRIKAPKQVPSFEYELFEGDPDLLRTVVATPTQTAPWIDPSSLKLKHRIGRGPFGDIWLATHHQSGFDFQEYHEVAVKMLHPLKQEHMQKFIDKFEKLFLKCRELPGVCWLHGVSVVNGKVTLHTHTHTYISIAMRFYEGSVGDQMAQSKGGKLSLPDILRYGSQLAKGLIQLHSIGLLVLNMKPSNFLISDHDQLVLGDFGIPYLLLGIPLSDSDMALRLGTPNYMAPEQWDPEVRGPLSLETDVWGFGCSVVEMLTGVQPWFGKSSEEIYHSVVVRKEKPHVPSGLPPAVEHVINGCFEYDLRNRPLVSDLLLVFESSQHAIHGDGGWVGLGSRPIKEKSVGNGYTTWYLSKDHLQVGDTVRSRSPLNARRPHTVDVREGTIVGLDGDADKNSFALVKVPGMHNALRVQESTLERVTFGFAVGDWVRLKQETNTHSSVGILHAVQRDRAVSVGFLGLETLWVGKAYQLQMAEPYYVGQFVRLKPNVVTPRFEWPRKSGGTWCSGRISEILPNGCLVVEFPGRFVLGNEPNSFLADPNEVESVSFDTCPGIVEKYHHVEDFHWAVRPLAIAFGLFTAVKLTISMGRGISARLKKNQPNGQDSGGRKSGWRRIFRDASSTTK; this is encoded by the exons ATGCCTCAACGGATAAAAGCACCCAAGCAGGTCCCTTCCTTTGAGTATGAACTTTTTGAAGGGGACCCTGACCTGCTTAGGACTGTTGTGGCTACACCAACTCAAACTGCACCATGGATTGACCCTTCCTCATTGAAACTGAAGCATAGGATCGGTCGAGGACCTTTTGGCGACATTTGGCTGGCTACTCACCATCAATCAGGTTTTGATTTTCAAGAATATCATGAAGTTGCAGTTAAGATGTTGCATCCATTGAAGCAAGAACATATGCAAAAGTTCATTGATAAGTTTGAAAAGTTGTTCTTGAAGTGTAGAGAACTCCCTGGTGTTTGTTGGTTGCATGGTGTCTCTGTTGTAAATGGAAAGGTGACCTtgcatacacacacacacacatat ATTTccattgctatgagattttatgAAGGATCTGTGGGTGATCAAATGGCTCAATCAAAAGGAGGCAAGCTCTCACTGCCTGATATCTTAAG GTATGGGAGCCAATTAGCAAAAGGGCTCATCCAGTTACACTCAATAGGGTTGTTGGTTCTCAATATGAAGCCTTCCAATTTCCTTATAAGTGATCATGATCAATTAGTTCTTGGAGATTTTGGAATCCCTTATCTACTTCTCGGGATTCCGTTGTCAGACTCTGATATGGCACTTAGGCTTGGAACTCCTAACTACATGGCTCCAGAACAGTGGGATCCTGAAGTACGAGGTCCTTTATCTTTGGAGACTGATGTTTGGGGATTCGGGTGTAGTGTAGTGGAGATGTTGACTGGTGTTCAGCCATGGTTTGGGAAATCGTCTGAAGAAATTTATCACTCGGTTGTGGTTAGGAAAGAAAAACCACATGTACCGAGTGGCTTGCCTCCAGCTGTTGAACATGTTATCAATGGTTGCTTCGAGTACGATCTTAGAAATAGACCGTTGGTTTCAGACCTTTTACTTGTCTTTGAAAG CTCACAACATGCTATTCATGGCGATGGAGGATGGGTTGGCCTCGGAAGCCGACCAATCAAAGAAAAATCAGTTGGTAATGGTTACACCACTTGGTATCTCTCCAAGGATCACCTTCAAGTGGGCGATACAGTTCGGTCAAGAAGCCCTCTGAATGCCCGCAGACCTCATACCGTGGATGTTCGGGAAGGAACTATTGTTGGTTTAGATGGTGATGCTGATAAGAATAGCTTTGCTCTGGTGAAAGTTCCCGGAATGCACAATGCTCTCCGAGTCCAGGAGTCAACACTCGAGAGGGTCACATTTGGTTTTGCCGTCGGCGACTGGGTCCGCTTGAAACAAGAAACCAATACCCATTCTTCTGTGGGAATACTACATGCCGTGCAGCGCGACAGAGCCGTGTCAGTGGGATTTTTAGGACTAGAGACTCTCTGGGTAGGCAAGGCTTATCAGCTTCAAATGGCTGAACCTTACTATGTCGGGCAGTTCGTGCGGCTCAAACCAAATGTGGTTACTCCTCGGTTCGAATGGCCACGGAAGAGTGGAGGAACATGGTGCAGTGGAAGAATTTCAGAAATTCTTCCAAACGGGTGCCTCGTCGTAGAGTTTCCAGGTAGATTTGTTCTCGGAAACGAACCCAACAGCTTCCTAGCTGACCCCAACGAAGTGGAATCGGTGTCCTTCGATACTTGTCCTGGTATAGTCGAGAAATACCATCATGTTGAGGATTTCCATTGGGCGGTGAGACCACTAGCAATTGCCTTTGGTTTATTTACAGCCGTGAAGCTCACTATATCGATGGGGCGCGGGATAAGCGCACGGCTGAAGAAAAACCAGCCGAATGGCCAAGACAGTGGCGGCCGGAAGTCGGGATGGAGGAGGATATTTAGAGATGCTAGTTCCACCACCAAGTAA
- the LOC107937372 gene encoding E3 ubiquitin-protein ligase KEG isoform X2 — MPQRIKAPKQVPSFEYELFEGDPDLLRTVVATPTQTAPWIDPSSLKLKHRIGRGPFGDIWLATHHQSGFDFQEYHEVAVKMLHPLKQEHMQKFIDKFEKLFLKCRELPGVCWLHGVSVVNGKISIAMRFYEGSVGDQMAQSKGGKLSLPDILRYGSQLAKGLIQLHSIGLLVLNMKPSNFLISDHDQLVLGDFGIPYLLLGIPLSDSDMALRLGTPNYMAPEQWDPEVRGPLSLETDVWGFGCSVVEMLTGVQPWFGKSSEEIYHSVVVRKEKPHVPSGLPPAVEHVINGCFEYDLRNRPLVSDLLLVFESSQHAIHGDGGWVGLGSRPIKEKSVGNGYTTWYLSKDHLQVGDTVRSRSPLNARRPHTVDVREGTIVGLDGDADKNSFALVKVPGMHNALRVQESTLERVTFGFAVGDWVRLKQETNTHSSVGILHAVQRDRAVSVGFLGLETLWVGKAYQLQMAEPYYVGQFVRLKPNVVTPRFEWPRKSGGTWCSGRISEILPNGCLVVEFPGRFVLGNEPNSFLADPNEVESVSFDTCPGIVEKYHHVEDFHWAVRPLAIAFGLFTAVKLTISMGRGISARLKKNQPNGQDSGGRKSGWRRIFRDASSTTK; from the exons ATGCCTCAACGGATAAAAGCACCCAAGCAGGTCCCTTCCTTTGAGTATGAACTTTTTGAAGGGGACCCTGACCTGCTTAGGACTGTTGTGGCTACACCAACTCAAACTGCACCATGGATTGACCCTTCCTCATTGAAACTGAAGCATAGGATCGGTCGAGGACCTTTTGGCGACATTTGGCTGGCTACTCACCATCAATCAGGTTTTGATTTTCAAGAATATCATGAAGTTGCAGTTAAGATGTTGCATCCATTGAAGCAAGAACATATGCAAAAGTTCATTGATAAGTTTGAAAAGTTGTTCTTGAAGTGTAGAGAACTCCCTGGTGTTTGTTGGTTGCATGGTGTCTCTGTTGTAAATGGAAAG ATTTccattgctatgagattttatgAAGGATCTGTGGGTGATCAAATGGCTCAATCAAAAGGAGGCAAGCTCTCACTGCCTGATATCTTAAG GTATGGGAGCCAATTAGCAAAAGGGCTCATCCAGTTACACTCAATAGGGTTGTTGGTTCTCAATATGAAGCCTTCCAATTTCCTTATAAGTGATCATGATCAATTAGTTCTTGGAGATTTTGGAATCCCTTATCTACTTCTCGGGATTCCGTTGTCAGACTCTGATATGGCACTTAGGCTTGGAACTCCTAACTACATGGCTCCAGAACAGTGGGATCCTGAAGTACGAGGTCCTTTATCTTTGGAGACTGATGTTTGGGGATTCGGGTGTAGTGTAGTGGAGATGTTGACTGGTGTTCAGCCATGGTTTGGGAAATCGTCTGAAGAAATTTATCACTCGGTTGTGGTTAGGAAAGAAAAACCACATGTACCGAGTGGCTTGCCTCCAGCTGTTGAACATGTTATCAATGGTTGCTTCGAGTACGATCTTAGAAATAGACCGTTGGTTTCAGACCTTTTACTTGTCTTTGAAAG CTCACAACATGCTATTCATGGCGATGGAGGATGGGTTGGCCTCGGAAGCCGACCAATCAAAGAAAAATCAGTTGGTAATGGTTACACCACTTGGTATCTCTCCAAGGATCACCTTCAAGTGGGCGATACAGTTCGGTCAAGAAGCCCTCTGAATGCCCGCAGACCTCATACCGTGGATGTTCGGGAAGGAACTATTGTTGGTTTAGATGGTGATGCTGATAAGAATAGCTTTGCTCTGGTGAAAGTTCCCGGAATGCACAATGCTCTCCGAGTCCAGGAGTCAACACTCGAGAGGGTCACATTTGGTTTTGCCGTCGGCGACTGGGTCCGCTTGAAACAAGAAACCAATACCCATTCTTCTGTGGGAATACTACATGCCGTGCAGCGCGACAGAGCCGTGTCAGTGGGATTTTTAGGACTAGAGACTCTCTGGGTAGGCAAGGCTTATCAGCTTCAAATGGCTGAACCTTACTATGTCGGGCAGTTCGTGCGGCTCAAACCAAATGTGGTTACTCCTCGGTTCGAATGGCCACGGAAGAGTGGAGGAACATGGTGCAGTGGAAGAATTTCAGAAATTCTTCCAAACGGGTGCCTCGTCGTAGAGTTTCCAGGTAGATTTGTTCTCGGAAACGAACCCAACAGCTTCCTAGCTGACCCCAACGAAGTGGAATCGGTGTCCTTCGATACTTGTCCTGGTATAGTCGAGAAATACCATCATGTTGAGGATTTCCATTGGGCGGTGAGACCACTAGCAATTGCCTTTGGTTTATTTACAGCCGTGAAGCTCACTATATCGATGGGGCGCGGGATAAGCGCACGGCTGAAGAAAAACCAGCCGAATGGCCAAGACAGTGGCGGCCGGAAGTCGGGATGGAGGAGGATATTTAGAGATGCTAGTTCCACCACCAAGTAA
- the LOC121218444 gene encoding L10-interacting MYB domain-containing protein-like, whose product MVKTRNFVEGDSTLATKAVRDDELTLIFCELCVNKVNTGNKPTTHLNPKGWENERKLWRELLKESTGIGWCPSKKTVNATEEWWTTKIQENPDFKGFKKKGIEPRLNELMWQMFGGIVATGENAWAPSYGVLPSGVPMGDDALNEGFGDSDEHSNENEGIPPDEVPSNPSHEIPNRRKQTLGVVHGKGKKSSSSKKSSRIILTTQLEKLCGSMASPRKSVNEIIFSHSQYTISNAMETLRALGDEIPKKDELYYFSIKVFQIPVKREVFLNLDPDVRV is encoded by the exons atggtaaAGACACGAAATTTTGTGGAGGGAGATAGTACCTTAGCAACAAAAGCTGTTAGGGATGATGAGCTGACGttgatattttgtgaactttgcGTGAATAAAGTCAATACTGGTAATAAACCGACAACTCATCTAAACCCAAAAGGATGGGAAAAT GAACGGAAGTTGTGGAGGGAGTTGCTTAAGGAATCTACAGGTATTGGATGGTGTCCATCTAAAAAGACAGTCAATGCTACTGAAGAATGGTGGACTACAAAAATACAG gaaaatcctgattttaaaggatttaagaagaaaggaattgaaccacgattgaatgagttaatgtgGCAAATGTTTGGTGGCATTGTAGCCACTGGAGAGAATGCATGGGCACCTTCATATGGTGTTCTTCCAAGTGGGGTTCCTATGGGAGATGATGCACTTAATGAGGGATTTGGTGATTCAGATGAACATAGTAACGAGAATGAAGGTATTCCTCCTGATGAGGTACCATCAAACCCTTCTCATGAAATTCCTAATCGAAGAAAGCAAACACTTGGGGTTGTACAcggtaaaggaaaaaaatcaagttcaagtaaaaaatcatcaagaattaTATTAACTACTCAACTTGAGAAATTGTGTGGGAGTATGGCTAGTCCAAGAAAGtcagtgaatgaaattattttttctcactctcaatatactatttcaaatgcaatggaAACTTTGCGTGCTTTGggagatgaaattccaaaaaaagaTGAACTGTACTATTTTTCCATCAAAGTGTTCCAAATACCGGTGAAACGAGAAgtgtttttgaacttagatccAGATGTTAGGGTTTGA
- the LOC121218641 gene encoding PTI1-like tyrosine-protein kinase At3g15890 produces MAFCSMICCGKGVDRKKEKGKKQPAWRIFSLKELHSATNNFNYDNKLGEGGFGSVYWGQLWDGSQIAVKRLKVWSNKAEVEFSVEVEILARVRHKNLLSLRGYCAEGQERLIVYDYMPNLSLHSHLHGHHSSECLLDWTRRMNIAIGSAEGIAYLHHHSTPHIIHRDIKASNVLLDSEFQPQVADFGFAKFVPDGATHVTTRVKGTLGYLAPEYAMLGKASESCDVYSFGILLLELASGKKPLEKVNRTVKRSISEWALPLACEGKFDEMADPKLNGKYVEEELKRIILIALVCADNRQDRRPTMLEVLELLKGESKEKLTELENNELFKTPQTVCDDDGITAAEENSDIIKEEKDSKPAKDSEQEKTEDG; encoded by the exons ATGGCGTTTTGTTCCATGATTTGTTGTGGGAAAGGTGTGGATCG GAAGAAGGAGAAAGGAAAGAAGCAACCGGCATGGCGGATTTTTTCGTTGAAAGAATTGCATTCAGCTAccaataattttaattatgataACAAGCTTGGAGAAGGTGGATTTGGAAGTGTTTATTGGGGTCAGCTATGGGATGGATCACAg ATTGCAGTTAAGAGATTGAAAGTGTGGAGCAACAAAGCCGAAGTGGAATTTTCCGTTGAGGTCGAGATATTGGCGAGAGTCCGACACAAGAATCTGCTGAGTTTACGTGGATACTGTGCCGAAGGTCAAGAACGTCTGATTGTATACGACTACATGCCGAATTTGAGCTTGCATTCACATCTTCATGGACACCATTCATCGGAATGTCTTCTTGATTGGACCCGAAGGATGAACATTGCTATTGGCTCTGCTGAGGGAATTGC CTATCTTCATCACCATTCGACCCCACACATAATCCATAGAGACATCAAAGCTAGCAACGTGTTACTGGATTCAGAATTCCAGCCTCAAGTTGCTGATTTCGGGTTTGCTAAGTTTGTCCCGGACGGTGCAACTCATGTCACTACTCGAGTCAAGGGCACTCTCGGCTATCTTGCTCCTGAATATGCTATGTTAGGAAAAGCCTCGGAGAGTTGCGATGTGTACAGCTTTGGCATTCTATTGCTAGAGCTTGCAAGTGGCAAGAAACCCCTCGAGAAAGTGAATAGAACAGTGAAGCGATCGATTTCTGAATGGGCACTGCCATTAGCTTGTGAAGGGAAGTTCGATGAAATGGCAGACCCAAAACTGAACGGGAAGTATGTGGAAGAGGAGTTAAAAAGGATCATCCTCATTGCACTTGTTTGTGCCGATAATCGGCAAGACAGAAGACCTACCATGCTCGAAGTCCTCGAGCTACTCAAAGGTGAGTCCAAAGAGAAATTAACTGAACTAGAAAACAATGAACTATTTAAGACTCCGCAAACTGTTTGCGACGATGACGGGATAACAGCTGCTGAAGAGAACTCAGACATAATTAAGGAAGAGAAGGATTCGAAACCGGCGAAGGATTCCGAGCAGGAAAAGACTGAAGACGGGTGA